In the genome of Raphanus sativus cultivar WK10039 chromosome 9, ASM80110v3, whole genome shotgun sequence, the window CCGAAGTCGGGCAGGGAGCACTGGTTTTACCCAGCGGTATGGAGTAACCGCTGCAAGAAGCCGCTGCGAcacttaacaattttttttttttttttttttttttttttttttttttttcgtatcAGGTCGCAACGGCTTAATGAAACTGTTCCTCGTGGCCGCTGTGAGCTCTTGTGAACCTCCAAACATCTTGTTTGTTGACTCAGTTTCTCATCTGGGACCTGATGACCTGAAAACACACAGAAAAAAATCCCCAAAAGCAATACtagatactaaaaataaaatttaaaaaatatgcacaaggataaacatgggacttcctcccaagtgagcttgttttaagtctctagcttgactttgcttCCCTTGGGACTAAGCTGGGGTAGGATCAGAAAGTGGAACTGACATTCCATCTTCCTCTCGTGTAGTAGCCATGTATGGCTTCACTCTTTGTCCATTGACTGTGAAATTTCCTCCATTCTTATCCCATAGCACAATTGCTCCATATGGCCTTACTTCCTTGATCTTGAAAGGTCCGGACCATTTTGATCTTAGCTTTCCGGGAAACAATTTCAGCCTAGAATTGTAGAGAAGAACTTGATCTCCAGCCTTGAACTCTCTCTTCAAGATGCTCTTATCATGAAAGGCTTTGGTCTTTTCTTTGTAGATCCTTGAGCTCTCAAAAGCATCCATCCTTATCTCATCAAGCTCATGTAGCTGAAACAGTCTCTTCTCCTTGGCACTCTTGATATCAAAGTTCAACAGCTTCACAGCCCACATTGCCTTATACTCAAGCTCAACTGGAAGATGACAAGCCTTCCCATAGACAAGGTTGAAGGGTGTAGTGCCTAAGGGAGTCTTGTATGCTGTCCTATAagcccaaagtgcatcatcaagcTTGTCTGACCAGTCTTTCCTCTTAGTACCACAACCTTCTCCAATATGCTTTTGATTTCCCTgtttgaaagctccacttgccCACTAGTCTGAGGATGATATGGTGTGGCAACCTTGTGCTTAACACCCTTCTTTCTTAGGAGACCTTCAAACAACTTATTGATGAAATGTGATCCTCCATcacttataaccactctagggaCTCCAAACCTTGGGAATATTATGCTTTTGAACATCTTGACTACTACTCTTGAGTCATTTGTAGGGCTTGCCACTGCTTCAACCCATTTAGATACATAGTCAACAGCTACAAGGATGTACTTGTTGCCATAAGAGGAAGGAAAAGGGCCCATGAAGTCTATTCCCCATACATCAAACACTTCCACCTCAAGTATTGGATTTTGAGGCATCTCATTTCTCCTAGAGATGTTTCCTCTCCTTTGGCAAGAATCACACTTGGAAACAAAGTCTTGTGTGTCTTTGAACATGTGGGGCCACCAAAATCCAGCTTGTAGCACCTTAGCAACTGTCTTGAATGTAGCAAAGTGGCCTCCATATGATGATCCATGACAGTGTGTGAGGATCCCATCTACTTCTTCTTCAGCCACTACCCTTCTATAGAGTTGATCTTTGCAAAGTATGTAGAGAAAGGGCTCATCCCAATAGTACCTCTTCAACTCCTTGTAAAACTTCTTCTTGGCATAGCCTTCAAGATCCAGTGGCTCCTTCCCAGTAACAAGATAGTGACAAAATCAGCATACCAAGGTTCCTTCTCATTTGTTGCCTTGACTTCCTCAATCTTCTTACCGGTCTCGCAAACTGCAACCACTGCTCTAATAGCCATAAGCTGTTCCTCTGGAAGTCCTTCATCAATGGGGATACCACACTCCACTCTCATTCTAGACAAGTGATCAGCCACACCATTCTCAACTCCAGGCCTGTCTTTAATCTCAAGATCAAACTCTTGAAGCAGTAGAATCCATCTCAACAGTCTTGGCTTGGCATCTTTCTTGGCTAGGAGGTGCCTCAAAGCTGCATGATCTGTGTAGACAATCACCTTAGACCCCACAAGGTAGCTCCTGAACTTCTCAAAGGCAAAGACGATGGCTAACAGCTCCTTCTCTGTTGTAGAGTATTTCACTTGGCATCATTAAGGGTTCTACTagcatagtagatcacatgTGTCTTCTTGTCTTTCTTCTGCCCCAAGACTGCTCCAACAGCGTAGTCACTAGCATCACACATAATCTCAAAGGGGAGGTTCCAATCTGGTGGCTGGACAATAGGTGCACTCACTAGCTCGCCTTTCAGCTTCTTGAAGGCTTCAAGACACTCTACATCAAAGCTAAAGGAAGCTTCTTTGCACAGCAGCTTGGTCATTGGTCTAGAGATCATGGAAAAGTCTTTGATGAACCTTCTGTAGAATCCCGCATGACCAAGAAAGCTTTTAATGTCTTTTACTGTCTTAGGTGGAGGCAGCTTAACCATCACTTCAATCTTGGctttgtccacctcaatgcctttctctgaaATCTTGTGCCCAAGCACAATCCCTTCCTTAACCATGAAGTGGcacttctcccagttcagcacaaggttggtgtcttcacatctctgtaggaccctgcacaaatttgacaaacaagcAGAAAACGAGGATCCGTAGACAGAGAAGTCATCCATAAACACCTCCACAACATCCTCAATGAGGTCAGAGAAGATAGACATCATGCACCTTTGAAAGGTAGCTGGAGCATTACATAACCTAAATGGCATCCTTCGATAAGCGAAGGTGCCATAGGGGCATGTGAATGTtgtcttctcttgatcattggGATGTATGGGGATTTGGAAGAACCCTGAATACCCATCAAGAAAGCAATAAAAAGGATGATTTGCAAgcctctcaagcatttgatcaatgaatggcaatggaaaatgatcTTTTCTAGAGGCTGAATTAAGTTTTCGGTAATCAATACACATCCTATGACCAGTTATGGTCCTAGTTGGTATTAATTCATCCTTCTCATTCTTAACCACAGTGATACCACCTTTCTTTGGGactacatgcacaggagatACCCACTTACTATCTGAGATAGGGTAGATCACACCagcatctaagagtttaagaatctctttctttacaacatctttcaaGTTGGGATTCAACCTTCTTTGATGTTCTATAGAAGTCATAGATTCATCCTCAAGATGTATCCTATGCATGCACAAAGTAGGTGATATCCCTTTGATGTCATCAAGAGAGTACCCTATTgcttttctaaatcttttaagaGCATTTAAAAGTTCAGATAGCTCAAGTTCAGTAAGTTCACTACTCACAATGACAGGGTAAGTTTCATTAGGGCCAAGAAAGGCGTACCTTACACCATGGGGAAGGGGTTTAAGCTCCACCTTAGGGGCTTTGAGCTCACTCCAGTCATCTTGATGACTGACCTCTTGTTGAGTAGCTGAAGATGCTTGTGGTAGCTCCTCATACTGCTCCTTATCCACAAACCCCTTGCGCGCATCCAACATTCTCCCATAGGCTGCACTCTCCTGGTTCTCTACTACCCCTTTGTCTATGGTCAAAGCATGTTGTAGAGAATCTTCTAGTCCCAACTCCTCAAGAAGTTCATCAGCTAGAGCTTCCATTTCCTCTATGTAGAAGGCTTGGTTTTGCACAGTtggcttcttcatcatctccttgatgtcaaagtggagaacATGCCCTTTGCCCAGATGGAGATCAATCTTTCCTTCTTTTACATTCACtatagctcctgctgtagctaagaatggtcTACCAAGGATCAAAGGGTCTCTAGCCTCCTCATCCATCTCAAGCACCACAAAGTCTGTAGGAATCTCACAATTTCCAACCATCACTGGGAGATCTTCTAAGATACCAACAGGGAACTTCACTGATCGATCAGCCAATACCAATGAAAGTCTGcacttcttgtactgagtgaaTCCAAGTCTTTTCGCAACTGACAAAGGCATGAGACTGACACTAGCCCCAAGATCGCAAAGACACTTCTCAAACTCTATAGGACCAATGGCAcaagggagtgtgaagcatcctggatcttCTAGCTTCTTTGGTATGTTCAATCTCTGGATGATTGCACTACACTCATGAGTAAGGATCATCATGCCttcatttctttcttctttgcgGCTACAGCATCTTTCAagaacttgctgtattgaggaaccagcatgaaagcatcaatgatagGCATTGTGACCTGAACTTCACTCATTTGTTTCTCAAAGAGTGCCTTGTACTTCTCCAACAGTTGCCTCTTGAATCTTCCAGGAAATGGGAGCTTGGGTTCATAAGGAGGAGGGATAAAAGAAGATTCTTTTGATGGAGTAGCAACTTCACCGTTTTCactgttttcttctcttcccaATCTTCCTTTACCCTTAGCTTCTACTATCTTTTCCAAGATCTCATCATTGGTCTTCTCATCTACAATCACCACAtcatcatctatgttgatggccACCTCCCCACTTGTTTCTCATCATCCTTGGTGAGAACTCTTGAAGGCAACTCTTTGCCACTCCTTAGAGTGATTGCTTTCATTGTCTCCTTTGGGTTTGCTCAGGCTTTCCGGGAAGAGTTCCTTGTTGGCGATTGGAGTTAGAACTCATAGaggcaaactgattctccaaagctctgaacttgttgttgagctcattgtagctcccatcaatctttgaGTGGATGTTCTTCAACTCATAACCAATTTGCTTCTCATTTCTTGATTGAGCTTCAAGTAGTTGCTTGAACATTGATTCCACACTTGTGTCTTGAGCCTTAGGTTGAGAAGAACTTCCTTGGGCTTGAGTAGACTGGTTTCCTTTATTGGAGAAACCAGGAGGAGGGTTTTGCTGAGGTTGATGGCTTCCTTGTTGGTTGTTCCTAGGCTGGTAACCACCTTGTGGTTGTTGGAATAAGGTCtttgctggtagttgttgtactgaaagttgggctcCTTTCTGTACcatgtaccattgttgttgatgaagcaaagctcttcttgcccttctaaaccatcaacttcattcac includes:
- the LOC130500251 gene encoding uncharacterized protein LOC130500251 → MMILTHECSAIIQRLNIPKKLEDPGCFTLPCAIGPIEFEKCLCDLGASVSLMPLSVAKRLGFTQYKKCRLSLVLADRSVKFPVGILEDLPVMVGNCEIPTDFVVLEMDEEARDPLILGRPFLATAGAIVNVKEGKIDLHLGKGHVLHFDIKEMMKKPTVQNQAFYIEEMEALADELLEELGLEDSLQHALTIDKGVVENQESAAYGRMLDARKGFVDKEQYEELPQASSATQQEVSHQDDWSELKAPKVELKPLPHGVRYAFLGPNETYPVII